From a single Nicotiana tomentosiformis chromosome 2, ASM39032v3, whole genome shotgun sequence genomic region:
- the LOC117274431 gene encoding uncharacterized protein, which yields MKAQALADQLAENPVDDEYQPLSTYFLDEEVNLVEVISEDTNSWKMFFDGAVNAKGVGIGAILVSPTGQHYPATARLRFFYTNNTAEYEAYIMGMNMAVDMDVEELLIMGDSNLIIRYIPRFYNELADALATLASMLSYLGNVHIDPLEIQIRERHGYCNIIEIEPDVQPWYHDIKRFLKIKKYPEQASGDQKRTIRRLISGFFLREKSCTKKLQI from the exons ATGAAAGCTCAAGCCTTGGCAGATCAACTAGCTGAGaacccggttgatgatgaatACCAACCCCTAAGTACTTACTTTCTGGACGAGGAAGTAAATTTAGTTGAAGTAATTTCAGAAGACACCAATTCttggaaaatgttctttgatggagctgtaaaTGCAAAAGGTGTCGGGATTGGGGCAATTTTGGTTTCGCCCACCGGTCAGCACTATCCGGCCACAGCCCGTCTTCGGTTCTTCTATACCAACAACACCGCTGAGTATGAAGCCTACATTATGGGCATGAATATGGCAGTTGATATGGATGTGGAAGAATTATTAATTATGGGAGATTCAAATTTGATCattcg GTATATTCCTCGATTCTACAACGAGTTAGCTGATGCATTAGCTACTTTAGCCTCAATGCTGTCGTATCTGGGCAATGTCCATATTGACCCGCTGGAAATCCAAATTCGAGAAAGGCATGGTTattgtaatataattgaaatagAACCAGATGTTCAgccatggtatcatgatatcaaaaggtttttgaaaataaagaaatatcccGAGCAGGCTAGTGGAGACCAAAAGAGAACCATTAGAAGGCTTATCAGCGGTTTCTTCTTGAGGGAGAAATCTTGTACAAAAAAACTCCAGATCTGA
- the LOC104087359 gene encoding uncharacterized protein gives MGLLQLVPPNRQNPKSPSYRLGTRCAYHSGAEGYDTKDCWTLKRAVENLIEQKRVVLRDEEVPNVTNNPLPAHNNGPVIGMICDDKDFYPSLKAIIAIADSEARPKAAAKQARNEKKITPTPQVAEKPVETNTGAGPAKDAILYVPRASRKEQLILNTPKRFKQRKVALNMPKLYVPKGTYVAWGPVISPRLTEPVVISRTPQSPIGDPTIVPWNYSKTVVTYKGKEIMGEVNEMNQPRKYHNPEEQKKLKLTKDKWFPPKKPVSAEEAEEFFRKMKTSEYAIIDQLRKTPSQVLLLSLFISSNEHKKVLLKTLNAAYVPVETSVEQLERMVERFFEVNRISFSRDDLPQEGAAHNKALHLTVKCEGYYMKRVMLDGGSVIDICPLSTLQRMKIRTERIRPNNVCVRAFDGVKQDTIGEIDLILTIGPVDFEVTIQVLDMDTSYNFLLGRPWIHAAGVVPSTLY, from the coding sequence ATGGGTCTATTGCAACTTGTGCCACCAAACCGGCAAAATCCGAAATCTCCATCATACCGGCTCGGTACCAGGTGTGCCTATCATTCGGGGGCAGAGGGTTATGATACAAAGGATTGTTGGACTCTCAAGAGGGCCGTTGAGAATTTGATAGAACAAAAAAGAGTGGTGCTGAGGGACGAGGAAGTCCCCAATGTGACTAACAATCCATTACCGGCTCACAACAATGGGCCGGTCattggaatgatttgtgatgataaAGATTTTTATCCATCTTTGAAAGCTATCATCGCCATTGCCGATTCAGAGGCAAGACCTAAAGCGGCGGCGAAACAAGCCAGAAATGAGAAAAAAATCACTCCAACTCCTCAAGTTGCAGAAAAACCTGTGGAAACAAATACTGGGGCAGGACCTGCTAAGGATGCAATTCTCTATGTTCCTAGGGCCTCAAGGAAAGAACAACTCATATTGAACACTCCTAAAAGATTTAAGCAGAGGAAAGTCGCGCTAAATATGCCAAAGTTGTATGTGCCAAAAGGGACTTATGTGGCATGGGGGCCGGTAATTTCACCAAGGCTGACTGAGCCCGTGGTTATCAGCCGCACACCACAGAGCCCTATAGGAGACCCCACGATAGTCCCCTGGAATTATAGCAAAACAGTGGTTACTTACAAGGGGAAAGAGATTATGGGAGAGGTGAACGAAATGAACCAACCTAGGAAGTACCATAACCCAGAAGAGCAAAAGAAGTTAAAACTGACCAAGGATAAATGGTTTCCGCCCAAGAAGCCTGTGAGCGCTGAGGAAGCAGAAGAGTTTTTTCGAAAAATGAAAACTTCGGAATATGCAATAATTGACCAGCTCAGGAAGACTCCTTCCCAGGTTTTACTTTTATCTCTTTTTATTAGCTCAAATGAACATAAGAAGGTACTCCTGAAAACATTGAACGCGGCATATGTCCCGGTTGAAACTTCAGTTGAACAACTGGAAAGAATGGTTGAACGATTCTTTGAAGTTAATAGGATTTCCTTCAGTCGTGATGATTTGCCCCAAGAGGGAGCTGCCCACAACAAAGCCCTTCACTTGACTGTCAAATGCGAAGGTTATTATATGAAGAGAGTCATGCTAGATGGCGGGTCTGTGATCGACATTTGCCCTCTCTCAACGCTCCAGAGGATGAAAATTAGAACAGAAAGAATTCGACCAAACAATGTCTGTGTGCGCGCTTTTGATGGTGTCAAGCAAGACACGATAGGggaaattgatttgattttgaccaTTGGCCCTGTGGATTTCGAAGTAACTATTCAGGTTCTGGACATGGACACTTCATATAATTTTCtcctaggaagaccatggattcatgCTGCAGGAGTTGTGCCCTCCACTCTTTATTAA